One segment of Methylotenera versatilis 79 DNA contains the following:
- the xerD gene encoding site-specific tyrosine recombinase XerD: MATNNDADKNKTEINGASQIDTFIDHLWLEDGLSKNTLESYRADLNQFNIWLNKQEVDLLIISQTNIQQYLAVKFPQSKPRSITRLIASLRRFYRYALREHLIEVDPTLQIESPKLPRSLPKSLNEQEVSDLLNAPDINQHIGLRDRAMLELLYASGLRVSELVTVNVNEVSTQDGVVRVTGKGSKTRLVPMGEEAADWIDKYLKYARPEILQKRVCDALFVTNRAEMMTRQAFWYLIKRYALIAGITKHMSPHVLRHAFATHLLNHGADLRVVQMLLGHSDISTTQIYTHVARERLKQLHSVHHPRG, encoded by the coding sequence ATTGCTACCAATAATGATGCCGATAAAAATAAAACAGAGATTAACGGCGCAAGCCAAATAGATACTTTTATTGATCATCTTTGGCTAGAAGATGGCTTATCTAAAAATACGTTAGAAAGCTACCGTGCCGATTTAAACCAATTTAATATTTGGCTAAACAAGCAAGAAGTTGACCTTCTCATAATCAGCCAAACGAATATTCAACAATATTTAGCGGTTAAGTTTCCACAAAGCAAACCACGCAGTATTACCCGATTAATTGCCAGCCTGCGGCGGTTTTATCGTTATGCATTGCGTGAGCATCTGATTGAAGTAGATCCAACGCTGCAAATCGAATCGCCCAAATTGCCACGCAGTTTACCCAAAAGTTTAAATGAGCAAGAAGTGTCCGATTTGCTGAATGCGCCTGATATTAATCAACACATTGGTTTGCGCGATAGGGCGATGTTGGAATTGCTCTATGCTAGCGGCCTGCGCGTTTCAGAGTTGGTGACGGTTAACGTGAATGAAGTCAGCACGCAAGATGGCGTGGTGCGCGTGACGGGTAAAGGTAGCAAAACGCGCTTGGTGCCGATGGGCGAAGAAGCGGCGGATTGGATCGACAAATACCTCAAATATGCGCGACCAGAAATTTTGCAGAAACGGGTGTGCGATGCCTTATTTGTGACGAATCGTGCCGAAATGATGACGCGCCAAGCGTTTTGGTATTTGATTAAACGTTATGCGTTAATCGCTGGCATCACTAAACACATGAGCCCGCATGTATTGCGTCATGCATTTGCCACACATTTGCTTAATCACGGCGCAGATTTGCGCGTAGTGCAGATGCTACTGGGACATTCGGATATTTCGACAACGCAGATTTATACGCATGTGGCGCGGGAGCGTTTAAAACAATTACATTCAGTGCATCATCCACGCGGTTAG